In one window of Pirellulales bacterium DNA:
- a CDS encoding LysR family transcriptional regulator yields the protein MPVHLKSLKVFCDVVRQRSFSRAADENEMSQSAASQVVHQLEERLGVKLIDRSKRPFVLTPEGEVFYDGCRGVMERYGTLEDKVRTLHQEVAGYVRVASIYSVGLHHMNRYLQDFLSHHPKANVRLEYLHPHRVFECIENDLADLGLVSYPKSSRTVTAIPWREEPMVLVCAPTHELATRETISLSQLHGRKLVGFDSDLTIRREIDRVLHLHRIEVQLVMEFDNIETIKRAIEIDAGVSLLPEPTVLREVAAGTLAAIPLDTDELVRPLGIIHRRGKQLSATTWRFVELLKREGDRLPAETAAGHPAHGAVAQSALTQGALAQRTKNGKPPHQTAGEARSQRSASAGPPPGRGTGNGDSQSLADCHTAESTVG from the coding sequence ATGCCCGTCCACCTAAAGTCGCTCAAGGTCTTTTGCGACGTTGTGCGGCAGCGGAGCTTCTCGCGCGCCGCTGACGAAAATGAGATGTCGCAGTCTGCCGCCAGCCAAGTCGTACACCAGCTCGAAGAGCGGCTCGGCGTCAAATTGATCGACCGCTCCAAGCGGCCGTTTGTCCTCACCCCCGAGGGAGAGGTCTTTTACGACGGTTGCCGCGGAGTGATGGAACGCTATGGGACCTTGGAGGATAAGGTTCGCACGCTCCATCAAGAAGTTGCCGGATACGTACGCGTGGCGTCGATTTATTCGGTCGGCCTGCACCATATGAACCGGTATCTGCAGGATTTCCTCAGTCACCACCCCAAGGCCAACGTACGGCTGGAGTATCTCCATCCGCACCGCGTTTTCGAGTGCATCGAAAACGACCTCGCGGACCTCGGTTTGGTGAGCTATCCGAAGTCGTCGCGCACCGTCACGGCCATTCCCTGGCGCGAAGAGCCGATGGTGCTGGTTTGCGCCCCCACGCACGAGTTGGCCACACGCGAAACGATCAGCCTGAGTCAATTGCACGGCCGGAAACTGGTCGGATTCGACAGCGATTTGACGATCCGGCGCGAAATCGATCGCGTGCTGCACTTGCACCGAATTGAAGTGCAATTGGTCATGGAGTTCGATAATATTGAGACGATCAAGCGCGCCATCGAAATCGATGCCGGTGTGAGCCTGCTCCCCGAGCCGACTGTCTTGCGCGAAGTCGCGGCCGGCACGCTGGCGGCGATACCGCTGGATACCGATGAATTAGTCCGACCGCTCGGGATCATCCATCGACGTGGAAAACAACTCAGTGCGACAACCTGGCGATTTGTCGAGCTTCTGAAACGAGAAGGGGACCGCTTGCCGGCAGAGACGGCTGCGGGCCATCCGGCGCACGGCGCCGTGGCACAGAGTGCGTTGACTCAGGGTGCGTTAGCACAACGCACCAAGAACGGCAAACCCCCGCATCAAACCGCCGGCGAAGCGAGGTCGCAAAGAAGCGCCTCCGCCGGCCCCCCTCCCGGGCGTGGCACGGGAAATGGAGATTCGCAATCGCTGGCCGACTGCCACACGGCCGAGAGCACAGTAGGATAA
- a CDS encoding DUF1570 domain-containing protein, with protein MILFLPAVTAAADSRRTVELEVGGQRIEGTPLTMSSAGVELLGRDGRLWTFAPQVARDVKQTGSSFHSYPISVLKGRLQSEIGKDFRIVSTGHYLVALPEGVRTNWAERFEELYRSFALYFSVRGFRMREPEFPLIAVVWPDKESFMRAARSERGAVMPGVLGYYSQITNRIMLYDVGGGHGDADDWRQNSATIIHEATHQTAFNTGIHQRFSDTPRWLTEGLGMMFEAPGVWNSRAYTRRQDRINHGRFDYFHTRLAAIHKPELLQQVVGSDRLFSMDPSAAYAEAWAFSFFLVETQPRKYSEYLALTARRPVGQPYSSAKRLADFTSIFGTDFRMLDARFLRFMAELR; from the coding sequence TCGGCGGTCAGCGGATCGAGGGGACGCCGCTGACGATGTCCAGCGCGGGCGTCGAACTCTTGGGCCGCGACGGCCGACTGTGGACGTTCGCACCTCAGGTGGCGCGCGACGTCAAGCAGACCGGCTCGTCGTTCCACAGCTACCCCATCTCGGTGCTGAAGGGACGACTGCAGTCCGAAATAGGCAAGGACTTTCGCATCGTCAGTACCGGCCACTACCTGGTCGCGCTGCCCGAGGGAGTGCGCACCAATTGGGCCGAGCGGTTCGAGGAACTTTATCGCTCGTTTGCCCTCTATTTCTCCGTGCGTGGGTTTCGCATGCGGGAGCCAGAGTTTCCGTTAATCGCCGTCGTCTGGCCCGACAAAGAGTCCTTCATGCGCGCGGCCCGCAGTGAGCGCGGCGCCGTCATGCCGGGCGTGTTGGGTTACTATTCGCAAATTACCAACCGCATCATGCTGTACGACGTGGGGGGGGGACATGGCGATGCAGATGACTGGCGGCAGAACTCGGCCACGATCATTCACGAGGCCACGCATCAAACCGCCTTCAACACGGGAATCCATCAGCGTTTCAGCGACACGCCCCGCTGGCTCACCGAGGGGCTGGGCATGATGTTCGAGGCTCCCGGTGTTTGGAACTCGCGCGCGTACACCCGCCGTCAGGATCGTATCAACCACGGTCGTTTCGATTACTTCCATACCCGATTGGCAGCCATTCACAAGCCCGAGCTATTGCAACAAGTGGTCGGCTCGGACCGCCTGTTCTCCATGGATCCCTCAGCCGCTTATGCGGAAGCCTGGGCCTTCTCGTTCTTCCTGGTCGAGACGCAACCGCGGAAGTATTCCGAGTATCTTGCCCTCACCGCGCGGCGGCCGGTAGGGCAGCCGTATTCGTCTGCCAAACGGCTGGCCGACTTCACGTCGATCTTCGGCACAGACTTCCGTATGCTCGATGCCCGCTTCCTGCGATTCATGGCGGAATTGCGATAG